A single Cannabis sativa cultivar Pink pepper isolate KNU-18-1 chromosome 7, ASM2916894v1, whole genome shotgun sequence DNA region contains:
- the LOC133039691 gene encoding uncharacterized protein LOC133039691, which translates to MWRPLGGSRGAEVEASINHPEYHDPWNLNLDPLADWFRPLLGPTLAPFAAEMTGEFASQLTRCAPKRFATCASLNSIFQVQDLSHSLTVLAAEAGRLSKNIISHGFALSDFGDMNDVKKVLQDLTAERLIYQEAAERQEAAAKAKEERAKAREEEAIRREAQAEDMIQAEAQRRGRMEAHHQEELRAQPGAPRRPEQFTYRRQSLFKGETI; encoded by the exons atgtggaggcccttaggaggatcccGCGgggcggaggttgaggcgagcattaaccatccggaatatcatgatccgtggaacctcaacctggatcctttggcagactggttccgtcccctccttgGGCCCACTCTGGCTCCTTTTGCtgcggaaatgaccggtgagttcgcctctcagcttacacgctgtgcgcccaagcggtttgccacttgtgcctctctgaactctatcttccaagtccaggacctcagccattccctcacagtg CTTGCAGCTGAGGCCggtcgcctctccaagaacatcataagccatggcttcgctctgtccgattttggggacatgaacgacgtcaagaaGGTCCTTCAAGACCTTACTGCGGAGAGGCtgatctaccaggaggccgccgagcgccaggaggctgcggccaaggctaaggaagagagggccaaggccagggaggaggaggctatccggagggaggctcaggcggaggacatgatccaggccgaggcccagcggagaggcaggatggaggcccatcatcaggaggagctgagggctcAACCGGGGGcgccgagaaggccag aacagttTACTTACAGGCGGCAGTctttatttaaaggggagacaatttaa